A portion of the Acidisarcina polymorpha genome contains these proteins:
- the ftcD gene encoding glutamate formimidoyltransferase, with translation MGQTGVESADTRSITSPQVVIECVPNFSEGLDERKVCAIIAAMRTEGVSLLDWSRDADHNRSVVTIAGSPAAVVEAALRGVGKAAELIDLSAQQGVHPRIGAADVVPFVPISGISLEQCALLARQAGTEIWRRYGVPVYFYEAAAARPDRALLEEVRRGQFEGLRDAVERDAARRPDVGGPQLHPTAGASAVGARRFLIAYNVYLNTGDVATARAIAREIRASGGGLSGVKAMGVVAQGQAQISMNVTDFRATPVAQVYAAVKQKASRHRVKVVRGELIGLVPEAAYEQDSEWVRQLVEFDPEEKILERKLQHPLEWPKAL, from the coding sequence ATGGGGCAAACCGGGGTTGAATCGGCAGACACTCGCTCCATCACTTCACCCCAGGTGGTGATCGAGTGCGTTCCGAATTTCTCCGAAGGCTTGGACGAGCGTAAGGTTTGCGCCATCATCGCCGCAATGCGAACGGAAGGGGTCTCGCTGTTGGACTGGTCGCGGGACGCCGACCACAACCGCTCTGTCGTGACCATTGCCGGATCTCCCGCTGCCGTCGTCGAGGCCGCGCTGCGCGGTGTCGGCAAGGCAGCGGAATTGATCGATCTTTCTGCGCAGCAAGGGGTACATCCTCGCATCGGCGCCGCGGATGTTGTCCCCTTCGTGCCGATTTCCGGGATTTCCCTGGAGCAGTGTGCGCTTTTGGCAAGGCAGGCTGGGACTGAGATTTGGAGACGCTATGGTGTGCCGGTTTACTTCTATGAGGCTGCCGCGGCTCGTCCTGACCGTGCTCTTCTCGAAGAGGTTCGTCGCGGTCAATTCGAGGGGTTGCGCGACGCCGTCGAGCGCGACGCGGCGCGGCGACCGGATGTTGGTGGACCACAACTACACCCCACCGCAGGGGCCTCGGCAGTGGGGGCTCGCCGCTTTCTGATCGCCTATAACGTTTATCTCAATACCGGCGATGTGGCGACTGCCCGCGCCATCGCGCGCGAGATTCGTGCTTCCGGAGGCGGTCTCAGCGGCGTCAAAGCAATGGGAGTCGTCGCTCAAGGTCAGGCGCAGATCTCGATGAACGTTACCGACTTTCGCGCGACGCCGGTGGCCCAGGTCTACGCAGCAGTTAAACAGAAGGCCAGCCGGCACCGGGTCAAAGTCGTTCGCGGAGAACTTATCGGGCTTGTTCCAGAAGCGGCATATGAGCAGGACAGCGAGTGGGTGC
- a CDS encoding acyloxyacyl hydrolase → MTRFRTLACASALLLLFSSVYKSRAQSGPAAPDQAPEAVLSRLPWEVGPVVQGGFGTGNRASFKFFSAGVHLGKVLTNPALPGILHGQFELAGELFPLWQSYTPAPALVPVGYVVDGQSNTAVVPFGGGTFTGVSITPIILRWNLINHRRVTPWVQGAGGLIWTNHKYPPDYLVPHGESGGTSVFNFTPQFGVGFNYFVKPKRSISFAANAVHISSASLGDRNPGVNASVQFELGYNWWK, encoded by the coding sequence ATGACACGATTTCGAACCTTGGCGTGCGCGAGCGCGCTCCTATTGTTGTTCAGCAGCGTATACAAGTCGCGGGCTCAAAGCGGCCCTGCTGCGCCGGATCAAGCTCCGGAAGCGGTTCTATCCAGGCTTCCCTGGGAGGTTGGACCAGTCGTGCAAGGGGGATTTGGCACGGGTAACCGGGCGTCGTTCAAGTTCTTCAGCGCCGGGGTTCATCTCGGCAAGGTACTCACGAATCCAGCGCTTCCCGGCATTCTGCATGGGCAATTTGAACTTGCTGGAGAACTCTTTCCCCTCTGGCAGTCGTACACTCCGGCTCCGGCACTGGTGCCGGTGGGCTATGTCGTCGATGGGCAGAGTAATACTGCCGTGGTCCCCTTTGGTGGAGGCACCTTTACCGGGGTGAGCATTACGCCGATCATCCTCCGCTGGAACTTGATCAACCACAGACGGGTCACGCCTTGGGTGCAAGGCGCGGGTGGACTTATCTGGACCAATCACAAATATCCGCCCGACTACCTCGTTCCTCACGGGGAGTCGGGGGGGACCAGCGTGTTCAACTTCACACCCCAGTTCGGCGTAGGATTCAACTACTTCGTGAAGCCAAAGCGTTCAATCTCCTTCGCTGCGAATGCGGTGCATATTTCGAGCGCCAGCCTTGGAGACCGGAACCCAGGCGTGAATGCCAGCGTTCAGTTCGAGCTAGGCTACAACTGGTGGAAATAA
- a CDS encoding YebC/PmpR family DNA-binding transcriptional regulator, which produces MSGHSKWATIKHKKGAADAKRGKIFTQLIKEITIAAKAGGDPDGNPRLRTAILAAKAENMPGDNIKRAIQRGTGELPGLSYEEITFEGYGPGGVALIAEVLTDNRNRAVSEIRHAFSKNGGNLGESNSVRFMFSKKGLISVPKSAADEDKLMGIVLEAGGDDLSDEGESWEIITEPGAFEAVRDAIKKAGIETEIAEITMLASTYTKLEGSQANQMIRLLETLEDLDDVQHVYSNFDMDANDMEAVAR; this is translated from the coding sequence ATGTCCGGCCATTCAAAATGGGCAACAATCAAGCATAAAAAGGGCGCGGCAGACGCCAAGCGCGGCAAGATATTCACCCAACTGATTAAAGAAATCACCATCGCCGCCAAGGCGGGAGGCGACCCTGACGGCAATCCTCGCCTGCGCACGGCGATCCTCGCCGCCAAGGCCGAGAATATGCCCGGCGACAATATCAAGCGTGCGATTCAGCGTGGCACCGGCGAGCTCCCTGGCCTCTCCTACGAGGAGATCACCTTTGAGGGCTATGGCCCCGGCGGCGTCGCGCTGATCGCCGAAGTCCTCACTGACAACCGCAATCGCGCGGTGAGCGAAATTCGCCATGCCTTCTCAAAGAATGGCGGCAACCTGGGCGAGTCGAATTCGGTGCGCTTCATGTTCTCGAAGAAGGGGCTGATCTCGGTTCCGAAGTCTGCTGCCGACGAAGACAAGCTGATGGGCATTGTGCTCGAAGCCGGAGGGGATGACCTAAGCGACGAAGGCGAAAGCTGGGAGATTATCACCGAACCGGGGGCGTTTGAGGCGGTCCGAGATGCGATCAAGAAGGCCGGCATCGAAACCGAGATCGCGGAGATAACCATGCTTGCTTCGACCTACACGAAGCTCGAAGGCTCCCAGGCGAACCAGATGATTCGCCTGCTGGAGACACTGGAAGACCTGGACGACGTCCAGCATGTTTATTCAAACTTCGACATGGACGCGAACGACATGGAAGCGGTCGCTCGTTAG
- a CDS encoding Ig-like domain repeat protein — translation MKTFLPIMFSLLAVSPISIYGQDAHTSSVTESQSHATSNLVSQVKAASPAIEASYGKLPLSFEANQGQSDPQVKFLSRGQGYSLFLTGDAAVLALTKGRPSQPKAAAMGAKPSMKTDAKVKTDVVRMELAGAARDIQVSGADPLPGKANYFIGSDSAKWDTDVPTYAKVKYRNVYPGIDLVYYGNQRQLEYDFVVSPNADPKQARLHFAGASKLKLNDGGDLEIIAKDGEIAFHKPVVYQVKDGQRQPVEGSFQLLANNTVGFRLGGYDHSRELVVDPVLAYSTYLGGSGGSDGYQVAIGSNNSAYFVGFAYSADFPLTGGAFQTVYSHSIAFVSKLNPAGTALLFSTFLGGADIFYAVVDGADNIYLSGIADSGGIPFPVTPGAFQPTCKTASTPCQSGFVTKLNAAGSGLIYSTYLGGSGLGEVGYATPDDILGLAVDPLGHAYVTGEAFSSDFPVTHNAYQKTLQCTAGDDFCSDGFVTELNAAGTGLAFSTYLGPDRTNPQEFAVDNAGSAYVAGFAGPNYPVTANAFQKSLPDGGVFITKLNPGGATLAYSTYLGGDSAFELLGGLAVDAEGNAYVAGLTNSANFPVTSNAYQKVNNALANLGGNAFITKLNPSGSSLVYSTYLGGSGQPDADKRYSCPGDGVLQIAVDTAGNAYIVGNACSANFPVTSDAFQKTEVGANPEGDGFPFFTKLNSDGSALLFSTYFNGANGIRPGYFGSVAADTLGNAYLGGSTWASDYPTTGGAFQQADPSPGHAVAVVTKLAFNGLTETKISSSANQEALGNEVTFTAHVVPVSGSGIPTGEISWKIDGAVVGHSDLDGNGEAVFSTSALSSGAHNVVAGYLGDPAAYSSSIGTFTETITGGRVATPIFPKLGGTYPTGETIEIVTLTPGATIYYTTNGITPSIASTKYTEPIHISATTTVKAIAAASGDTNSAVATATYTIKPGAIKTKTSLKSSINPSTAGNPVKFTATVTAASGSAPTGTVTFKKGSVVLGSAPLVNGVAAFSTSELIPGRNAIAAIYTGSATDAASAATLTQEVQ, via the coding sequence ATGAAGACATTTTTGCCCATCATGTTCTCTCTGCTGGCCGTAAGTCCAATCAGCATCTACGGTCAAGACGCCCACACCTCATCGGTAACCGAAAGCCAGAGCCACGCCACCTCCAACCTTGTCTCTCAGGTGAAAGCCGCATCGCCCGCAATCGAGGCCAGCTACGGCAAGTTGCCGCTTAGCTTTGAAGCCAACCAGGGTCAGAGCGATCCACAAGTAAAGTTCCTTTCCCGCGGTCAGGGCTATTCCCTCTTTCTCACCGGCGACGCCGCGGTACTGGCATTGACCAAGGGCCGTCCGTCGCAGCCGAAAGCCGCCGCGATGGGCGCCAAGCCTTCGATGAAGACGGATGCCAAAGTCAAAACTGATGTGGTGCGCATGGAACTTGCCGGCGCCGCACGGGACATCCAGGTGAGCGGGGCTGACCCGCTGCCCGGCAAGGCCAACTACTTTATTGGAAGCGATTCAGCGAAGTGGGATACGGATGTACCCACTTACGCGAAGGTAAAATACCGCAACGTCTATCCGGGCATCGACCTGGTCTACTACGGCAACCAGCGGCAGTTGGAGTATGACTTCGTCGTCTCACCGAATGCCGATCCAAAGCAGGCACGGCTGCACTTCGCCGGAGCCAGCAAGCTGAAGCTGAATGACGGCGGCGACCTGGAGATCATCGCCAAGGACGGCGAGATCGCCTTCCACAAACCGGTCGTTTATCAGGTGAAAGATGGACAGCGTCAGCCGGTTGAAGGCAGCTTCCAGTTGCTGGCGAACAATACTGTTGGCTTCCGGCTAGGCGGCTACGACCATAGCCGGGAGTTGGTGGTCGATCCGGTTTTGGCGTATTCGACTTACCTCGGCGGAAGCGGCGGCTCTGATGGATACCAAGTAGCTATCGGTTCGAACAATTCTGCTTATTTCGTAGGATTTGCATATTCGGCAGACTTCCCGCTCACCGGCGGAGCGTTTCAAACTGTTTACTCACACAGCATCGCATTTGTGAGCAAGCTGAATCCGGCTGGCACAGCGTTGCTATTTTCAACCTTTCTGGGGGGTGCGGATATTTTTTACGCGGTTGTCGATGGCGCGGACAATATCTACCTCTCAGGGATTGCCGATTCGGGAGGAATTCCTTTTCCAGTTACTCCTGGTGCTTTCCAGCCGACTTGTAAAACCGCCAGTACCCCCTGCCAAAGTGGGTTTGTCACCAAACTGAACGCAGCCGGCTCCGGGTTGATCTACTCGACCTATCTTGGGGGGAGCGGTCTTGGGGAAGTTGGGTACGCGACCCCGGATGACATTCTGGGTCTCGCGGTTGACCCCTTGGGCCACGCCTATGTGACTGGCGAGGCCTTTTCGAGCGACTTTCCGGTCACGCACAATGCATATCAGAAAACCCTGCAGTGCACTGCAGGGGACGACTTTTGCTCTGATGGGTTCGTCACCGAGCTGAATGCTGCTGGCACTGGCCTTGCTTTTTCGACCTACCTGGGCCCCGACCGGACCAACCCTCAAGAATTTGCCGTCGACAATGCGGGATCGGCTTACGTGGCCGGATTTGCCGGTCCAAACTATCCGGTGACTGCGAACGCTTTTCAGAAGTCGTTGCCAGATGGAGGCGTGTTCATAACCAAGTTGAATCCTGGCGGAGCAACTCTGGCCTATTCCACGTATCTAGGGGGCGACTCCGCTTTTGAATTACTTGGCGGTCTTGCGGTCGACGCCGAGGGAAACGCCTACGTCGCTGGTCTGACTAATAGCGCTAACTTCCCCGTTACGAGCAACGCCTATCAGAAAGTCAACAACGCGCTTGCAAATCTCGGGGGCAATGCGTTCATCACCAAGCTCAATCCTTCAGGCTCATCTTTGGTGTACTCAACATACTTGGGCGGTTCTGGACAACCCGACGCGGACAAGCGCTATTCTTGTCCGGGAGACGGAGTCCTGCAAATCGCCGTTGACACCGCAGGAAATGCCTACATTGTCGGTAACGCATGCTCGGCCAACTTCCCGGTGACGAGCGACGCATTCCAGAAAACAGAGGTGGGCGCCAACCCCGAGGGAGACGGATTCCCTTTTTTCACCAAGCTGAACAGCGATGGCTCTGCTCTCCTCTTTTCGACGTACTTTAACGGAGCAAATGGCATTCGACCAGGCTACTTTGGAAGCGTCGCTGCAGACACCCTCGGGAACGCCTATTTGGGGGGAAGTACCTGGGCGAGTGACTACCCCACGACGGGAGGAGCTTTCCAGCAGGCTGATCCCTCCCCCGGTCACGCAGTAGCCGTTGTTACGAAGTTGGCGTTCAATGGCCTGACCGAAACCAAGATAAGCTCGAGCGCGAACCAGGAAGCTTTAGGCAATGAGGTCACGTTCACTGCTCATGTGGTGCCTGTGAGCGGGAGTGGAATCCCGACCGGCGAAATCAGCTGGAAGATTGATGGAGCTGTCGTCGGACATTCCGACTTAGACGGCAATGGAGAGGCTGTTTTTTCAACCAGCGCTCTCTCATCGGGTGCCCACAATGTCGTCGCCGGCTATCTAGGAGACCCGGCCGCGTACTCTTCCAGTATCGGTACATTCACGGAGACGATTACCGGGGGCCGGGTAGCGACACCGATCTTTCCAAAATTAGGAGGGACATATCCAACCGGAGAGACGATCGAGATTGTGACGTTGACTCCAGGTGCGACAATTTATTACACGACCAACGGCATAACGCCGAGCATTGCTTCTACGAAGTACACCGAACCGATCCACATTTCCGCCACCACCACGGTCAAAGCCATCGCCGCTGCCAGTGGAGATACGAACAGCGCAGTAGCCACAGCCACCTATACGATCAAGCCTGGCGCGATCAAGACTAAAACTTCGCTCAAATCCTCGATAAACCCCTCGACGGCCGGAAACCCGGTGAAGTTCACCGCGACCGTCACTGCCGCTTCCGGGTCCGCTCCTACAGGAACGGTCACTTTTAAGAAAGGCAGCGTCGTTCTTGGTAGCGCACCGTTGGTCAATGGAGTGGCAGCCTTCTCCACCTCAGAGCTGATACCTGGCCGCAATGCCATTGCGGCAATCTACACCGGCAGCGCCACCGATGCAGCCAGCGCGGCGACGCTTACCCAAGAAGTGCAGTAG